A stretch of the Polyangiaceae bacterium genome encodes the following:
- a CDS encoding SGNH/GDSL hydrolase family protein: MRLLLVTVLGLTAACSSDEGTGKQPAAGGASSGGASSGGASSGGQAGQSGGSAGTGGGAAGSGGSGGTADGPTRYPANAVTSPVNEHVAKRLRAIASLDASRKPDVFMKVGDSHTVSKNLMYCFAGPSQPSYQLELAGNDALLPSIQHFRKGSAAGTTPFDRASLAAVVGKSASWATAGSPSPMSQELGALNPRFALVSYGTNDMQMGVTFASALWPFHENLSKLLDQLESSGVVPIVAGLLPRGDDATAALWAEVYDVVTRGIAEGRQLPYLSMYLGTKDLPKQGLAGDNLHGNVYVAGSSQPCVFTSAGLAFSYNVRNLTSMQQLDVVKRVVVDTEQAPDATVPGTSGTGTSADPFVVDALPFTHHANTDAAPDDAIEVYAGCGSTADESGPEQYYTLVVSEPTPIRAMLFDREGVDVDLHLLSGGTTGAACKARHDRLIERTLPAGAHTFVVDSFVASGKAQSGEYMLAITRCAPTDAACQ, from the coding sequence GTGCGCCTGCTCCTCGTCACCGTGCTCGGGCTGACTGCCGCGTGCAGCAGCGACGAAGGGACGGGGAAGCAGCCGGCCGCCGGCGGCGCGTCGAGCGGTGGCGCGTCGAGCGGCGGCGCGTCGAGCGGCGGTCAAGCGGGACAGAGCGGAGGGAGCGCCGGCACCGGCGGCGGGGCTGCCGGCAGCGGAGGCAGCGGCGGTACGGCGGACGGCCCGACGCGTTACCCGGCGAACGCCGTCACTTCCCCGGTGAACGAGCACGTCGCCAAGCGCCTGCGCGCCATCGCCAGCCTGGACGCGAGCCGCAAGCCGGACGTGTTCATGAAGGTCGGCGACTCGCATACCGTGAGCAAGAACCTGATGTATTGCTTCGCGGGCCCGTCGCAGCCGAGCTACCAGCTCGAGCTAGCCGGCAACGACGCCCTCTTGCCGAGCATCCAGCACTTCCGCAAGGGCAGCGCGGCGGGGACCACGCCGTTCGACCGCGCCTCGCTGGCGGCCGTGGTCGGCAAGAGCGCGAGCTGGGCCACCGCCGGCAGCCCCTCGCCGATGAGCCAGGAGCTCGGCGCGCTGAACCCGCGCTTCGCGCTGGTGAGCTACGGCACCAACGACATGCAGATGGGGGTGACCTTCGCCAGCGCGCTCTGGCCCTTCCACGAGAACCTGTCGAAGCTGCTCGATCAGCTCGAGAGCTCCGGCGTCGTGCCGATCGTGGCAGGGCTCTTGCCTCGGGGAGACGACGCCACGGCGGCGCTCTGGGCCGAGGTCTACGACGTGGTCACCCGCGGCATCGCCGAAGGCCGGCAGCTGCCCTACCTGAGCATGTACCTGGGCACGAAGGATCTGCCCAAACAAGGGCTCGCCGGCGACAACCTGCACGGCAACGTGTACGTCGCCGGGTCGAGCCAACCTTGCGTGTTCACCAGCGCGGGCCTCGCCTTCAGCTACAACGTGCGGAATCTCACCAGCATGCAGCAGCTCGACGTGGTCAAGCGCGTCGTGGTGGACACGGAACAGGCCCCGGACGCGACCGTACCGGGAACGAGCGGCACCGGCACGAGCGCCGACCCCTTCGTGGTGGATGCACTCCCGTTCACGCACCACGCCAACACCGACGCCGCCCCGGACGACGCCATCGAGGTCTACGCCGGCTGCGGCTCGACGGCGGACGAGTCGGGCCCGGAGCAGTACTACACGCTGGTGGTGAGCGAGCCCACGCCGATCCGCGCCATGCTCTTCGACCGCGAGGGCGTGGACGTGGACCTGCACCTGCTCTCCGGGGGGACGACCGGGGCGGCGTGCAAGGCCCGCCACGATCGTCTGATCGAGCGCACGCTGCCGGCCGGCGCTCACACCTTCGTGGTGGACAGCTTCGTGGCATCGGGGAAGGCGCAGTCGGGCGAGTACATGCTGGCGATCACGCGCTGCGCCCCGACGGACGCCGCGTGCCAGTGA
- a CDS encoding PIN domain-containing protein: MAFVVIYDACALYPAPLRDLLIRIGMVGLVRVRWTEAILDECFRSIQEQRPDLKPEALVRTRELMREAIADCTVTGYEHLIDGLSLPDPDDRHVLAAAIRAGAQAIVTFNLRDFPHSALEPYGLEAVHPDDFVLDLIDLAPAAIAGVVREQAGSLRNPPRTLPELLDTLKQCSLDQSVAKLRELHGDHVGSETGEG; this comes from the coding sequence ATGGCGTTCGTCGTCATCTACGATGCGTGTGCGCTGTACCCAGCACCGCTGCGAGATCTCCTCATTCGAATCGGAATGGTCGGTCTGGTTCGGGTCCGGTGGACCGAAGCAATCCTCGACGAGTGCTTCCGCTCGATCCAGGAGCAACGCCCCGACCTGAAGCCGGAGGCCCTGGTTCGAACTCGTGAGCTGATGCGGGAAGCCATCGCCGACTGCACCGTCACCGGGTACGAGCACTTGATCGACGGCCTCTCGCTTCCGGATCCGGACGACCGGCATGTTCTTGCCGCCGCGATCCGTGCTGGTGCTCAGGCCATCGTGACCTTCAACCTGAGGGACTTCCCGCACTCGGCCCTGGAACCCTACGGCCTGGAGGCCGTCCATCCGGACGATTTCGTGCTGGACCTGATCGACCTCGCGCCCGCTGCCATTGCAGGAGTCGTTCGCGAGCAGGCCGGTTCATTGAGGAACCCGCCGAGAACGCTTCCGGAGTTGCTCGACACCCTCAAGCAGTGCAGCCTAGATCAGTCGGTCGCCAAGCTGCGAGAGCTGCACGGCGACCACGTCGGATCGGAGACGGGGGAAGGGTAA
- a CDS encoding serine/threonine protein kinase yields MSQRTPPERPSDAPPESDWGEDTFTETSPLAKRWARVVSQASEPPLVPAMPEPLENGRYVGRYELVTQIAKGGMAAVWLAARQRRSGEREVVALKTLLPNLSSDVSFVHMFLDEARLLSEIRHPNVVAIRDVGMHGDIPFVALEWVEGDSLSALLRALSAKGKEVPLSIALRIVGEACLGLHNAHELRDKKGALINLVHRDVSPANIMLSSSGDVKLIDFGVAKASERLAEQTRTGVLKGKVSYMAPEQVLRLAPDRRTDVWAAGVVLYRLISSRLPYEGDIATIVRQIKFGEPLPPLPAGTPRAVAEIVHRAMSREPGDRFQTAADMRRAIQYAYAEVCSPVPKDQFAAFVVSNLGPVIQERRAALARALGRPAG; encoded by the coding sequence ATGAGTCAACGCACCCCCCCCGAGCGCCCATCCGACGCGCCACCCGAGAGCGACTGGGGAGAGGACACCTTCACCGAGACCAGCCCCCTCGCCAAGCGCTGGGCGCGCGTCGTCAGCCAGGCCTCGGAGCCGCCGCTGGTTCCGGCCATGCCCGAGCCGCTCGAGAACGGACGCTACGTCGGACGCTACGAGCTGGTCACGCAGATCGCCAAGGGCGGCATGGCCGCGGTGTGGCTCGCGGCGCGGCAGCGCCGGAGCGGCGAGCGCGAGGTAGTGGCGCTGAAGACGCTCCTGCCGAACCTGTCCTCGGACGTGTCCTTCGTCCACATGTTCCTGGACGAGGCGCGCCTGCTTTCGGAGATCCGCCATCCGAACGTGGTCGCGATTCGCGACGTGGGCATGCACGGCGACATCCCGTTCGTCGCCCTCGAGTGGGTCGAAGGTGACTCGCTGAGCGCGCTGCTCCGAGCGCTGAGCGCGAAGGGCAAGGAGGTGCCGCTGTCCATAGCGCTGCGCATCGTCGGCGAGGCGTGCTTGGGCCTGCACAACGCCCACGAGCTTCGCGACAAGAAGGGCGCGCTCATCAACCTGGTGCACCGCGACGTCTCGCCGGCCAACATCATGCTGAGCTCGTCCGGTGACGTGAAGCTCATCGACTTCGGCGTGGCGAAGGCCTCGGAGCGACTGGCCGAGCAGACGCGCACCGGCGTGCTCAAGGGCAAGGTCAGCTACATGGCGCCGGAGCAGGTCCTGCGCCTGGCGCCGGATCGGCGGACCGACGTCTGGGCGGCTGGAGTGGTGCTGTATCGGCTGATTTCCTCGCGATTGCCCTACGAAGGGGACATCGCGACCATCGTGCGCCAGATCAAGTTCGGCGAGCCTCTGCCGCCGTTGCCGGCCGGCACACCCCGCGCCGTGGCGGAGATCGTGCACCGCGCCATGTCGCGGGAGCCGGGTGATCGCTTCCAGACCGCGGCGGACATGCGCCGCGCGATCCAGTACGCCTACGCCGAGGTCTGCTCGCCGGTTCCGAAGGATCAGTTCGCGGCCTTCGTGGTCTCGAACCTGGGCCCGGTGATTCAGGAGCGGCGTGCCGCGCTGGCTCGGGCGCTCGGTCGTCCCGCCGGCTGA
- a CDS encoding site-specific DNA-methyltransferase, producing MSDRGLDDPAAFRLTAPTDPVPRAPSSPTTFHVAREDAVTWLGSLADGSVDLVVTDPAYESLEKHRAIGTTTRLKQSKASSNDWFRIFPNARFPELFAELYRVLRKNSHLYLFCDQETMFVAKPIAEQVGFKFWKALIWDKELLGMGYHYRSRHELILFLEKGKRKLTDLSIADVIRCPRIRGGYPAEKPVALSEILLRQSSEPGALVIDPFTGSGSVGVAAAKLGRHFLGTDVCAEAVQTAERRLSEAGARRDDCMYDVARR from the coding sequence ATGTCCGACCGCGGGCTCGACGACCCCGCAGCCTTTCGCCTGACCGCTCCCACGGACCCGGTGCCCCGCGCCCCGAGCAGCCCCACGACGTTTCACGTCGCCCGCGAAGACGCGGTGACCTGGCTCGGCTCGCTGGCGGACGGCAGCGTGGACCTGGTGGTCACCGATCCGGCCTACGAGTCGCTGGAGAAGCACCGCGCCATTGGCACCACCACGCGCCTCAAGCAGAGCAAGGCGAGCAGCAACGACTGGTTCCGGATCTTCCCGAACGCGCGCTTTCCGGAGCTGTTCGCCGAGCTCTACCGCGTGCTCCGCAAGAACAGCCACCTCTACCTGTTCTGCGACCAGGAGACGATGTTCGTCGCCAAGCCCATCGCCGAGCAGGTGGGCTTCAAGTTCTGGAAGGCCCTGATCTGGGACAAGGAGCTCCTGGGAATGGGCTACCACTACCGCTCGCGACACGAGCTCATCTTGTTCCTCGAGAAGGGCAAGCGAAAGCTCACCGATCTGTCCATCGCCGACGTGATCCGTTGCCCGCGCATCCGCGGCGGCTACCCTGCGGAGAAGCCGGTGGCGCTCTCGGAGATCTTGCTGCGCCAGAGCAGTGAGCCGGGGGCTCTGGTCATCGATCCGTTCACCGGCTCGGGCTCGGTGGGTGTGGCGGCTGCCAAGCTCGGCCGCCACTTCCTGGGCACTGACGTGTGTGCGGAGGCCGTTCAGACCGCAGAGCGGCGCCTCTCGGAAGCGGGTGCCCGGCGAGACGACTGCATGTACGATGTTGCCCGGCGATGA
- a CDS encoding type IV toxin-antitoxin system AbiEi family antitoxin domain-containing protein — MPTNRNASSHSGEPAGQAVFRPREVAKKGVSRTALGRLTRAGKLERVGRGLYVSAGAKVTEHHTLVEAAKRVPAGIVCLLSALAFHGMTTQSPHEVWVAIDVKARKPKTDWPPMRIVRFSGRARTFGVEEHVIEGVEVKVTSRAKTVADCFKYRNKIGIDVAVEALRDYLGKRGRSMDDLLRAAEVCRVSRVMKPYMESFS; from the coding sequence GTGCCTACGAATCGTAACGCTTCGAGCCATTCAGGAGAACCAGCCGGGCAGGCGGTCTTTCGGCCTCGGGAGGTCGCAAAGAAGGGTGTGTCGAGGACCGCGCTCGGGCGCCTCACCCGAGCCGGAAAGCTGGAGCGAGTCGGTCGGGGCCTGTACGTGTCGGCCGGGGCCAAGGTCACCGAGCACCACACGCTGGTCGAAGCCGCAAAGAGAGTGCCGGCCGGGATCGTGTGCCTGCTCTCGGCTCTCGCCTTCCACGGGATGACGACGCAGAGCCCCCACGAGGTCTGGGTTGCCATCGACGTGAAGGCAAGGAAACCGAAGACAGATTGGCCGCCAATGCGGATCGTGCGCTTCTCCGGAAGGGCTCGAACGTTCGGCGTCGAGGAGCACGTCATCGAGGGCGTGGAGGTCAAGGTCACTTCGCGTGCCAAGACCGTCGCCGACTGCTTCAAGTACCGGAACAAGATCGGGATCGACGTGGCGGTCGAGGCCCTGCGTGATTACCTCGGCAAGAGGGGGCGCTCGATGGACGATCTTCTTCGAGCGGCCGAAGTCTGTCGGGTATCCAGAGTGATGAAGCCGTACATGGAGTCGTTCTCGTGA
- a CDS encoding helix-turn-helix domain-containing protein, producing the protein MNATALKIPTTKDSEQAQVAVRALSGVLRRKSSRTIRVRPEGAKEEVSVSVPREAFELFLDILAQMANGNAVSIVPVHAELTTQQAADMLNVSRPFLVGLLDEGKIAFRMVGTHRRVKVADLLTYKQKDSKYRKAVLDELTAEAQKHGLGY; encoded by the coding sequence ATGAACGCGACGGCTCTGAAGATTCCGACCACCAAGGACTCCGAGCAGGCCCAGGTGGCTGTGCGAGCCCTGTCGGGGGTCCTGCGCCGGAAATCCAGCCGGACCATCCGGGTGCGACCGGAAGGTGCAAAGGAAGAAGTTTCCGTCTCTGTCCCGCGAGAGGCCTTCGAGCTGTTCCTCGACATCTTGGCGCAGATGGCAAACGGAAACGCGGTTTCCATCGTCCCCGTGCATGCTGAGCTGACGACGCAGCAGGCGGCAGACATGTTGAACGTGTCCAGACCGTTCCTGGTCGGACTCCTCGACGAGGGGAAGATCGCGTTCCGGATGGTGGGGACGCATCGCCGAGTCAAGGTGGCCGACCTCCTGACCTACAAGCAGAAGGACTCGAAGTACAGGAAGGCTGTGCTCGACGAGCTGACCGCCGAAGCACAGAAGCATGGTCTCGGGTACTGA
- a CDS encoding anthranilate synthase component I family protein: MTVFEKTLVVDGITPVGAYAALRRDAGKGCFLLESVVPGERWGRYSILGVRPRSEVVISAQSGRDPFARLAELLPALPSHEADIAKKLATSHFGVVSYDAVHSAFSVDPWPGPSTPVVRLVGEPTVVVFDNLTHTATLAGTRAEEVERAEQLLSRAAALPPLPAPDPSLVPADLELDTCDEAYGQSVLRVKEHILAGDAFQVVAARTFSVPALGADAFDVYRALRVLSPAPYMYLFELPARDDAPAIALAGASPETLVRVEGSTVTVRPIAGTRRRGRTPAEDAVLAEEMLSDPKELAEHVMLIDLGRNDVGRVSRPGSVRLEKRLVVERFSHVMHIVSEVAGELTDAVGPWDVLRATFPAGTLTGAPKVRAMQIIRELEPRPRGVYGGAVGWVSAGRELDFAIAIRTVVLRDGRFEVSAGAGIVADSVPELEAKETRNKARAALAAVEAARRTRFSG; the protein is encoded by the coding sequence ATGACCGTGTTCGAGAAGACGCTGGTCGTGGACGGCATCACTCCGGTGGGCGCCTACGCGGCGCTGCGCCGCGACGCAGGGAAGGGCTGCTTCCTGCTCGAGAGCGTGGTCCCCGGCGAGCGCTGGGGACGCTACTCCATCCTGGGAGTGCGACCCCGGAGCGAGGTCGTAATTTCTGCGCAGTCGGGCCGTGATCCCTTCGCGCGTCTCGCCGAGCTCTTGCCCGCGCTTCCCTCTCATGAAGCCGACATCGCGAAGAAGCTCGCGACGTCCCACTTCGGCGTCGTCAGCTACGACGCCGTGCACTCGGCGTTCAGCGTCGATCCCTGGCCGGGACCGTCCACCCCCGTAGTGCGCCTGGTCGGGGAGCCCACGGTCGTGGTCTTCGACAACCTGACCCACACCGCGACCCTGGCCGGAACCCGCGCCGAGGAGGTCGAGCGAGCAGAGCAGCTGCTCTCACGGGCCGCCGCGCTGCCGCCGCTCCCGGCGCCAGATCCGAGCCTGGTCCCCGCGGACCTCGAGCTCGACACCTGCGACGAGGCCTACGGGCAGAGCGTTCTGCGAGTGAAGGAGCACATCTTGGCCGGTGACGCCTTCCAGGTGGTGGCGGCGCGCACCTTCTCCGTGCCGGCGCTCGGCGCCGACGCCTTCGACGTCTACCGGGCGCTCCGCGTGCTCTCTCCGGCGCCCTACATGTACCTGTTCGAGCTGCCGGCGCGGGACGACGCTCCGGCGATCGCGCTGGCCGGAGCCAGCCCGGAGACCCTGGTGCGCGTCGAGGGCTCGACGGTCACCGTTCGACCCATCGCGGGGACGCGGCGTCGAGGCAGGACGCCGGCCGAAGACGCCGTTCTGGCCGAGGAGATGCTCTCCGATCCCAAGGAGCTGGCGGAGCACGTCATGCTCATTGACCTCGGGCGCAACGACGTCGGGCGCGTCAGCCGCCCGGGCAGCGTGCGCCTGGAGAAGCGTTTGGTCGTGGAGCGCTTCAGCCACGTGATGCACATCGTGAGCGAGGTCGCCGGCGAGCTCACCGACGCCGTCGGCCCCTGGGACGTGCTCCGCGCGACCTTTCCGGCGGGCACCCTGACCGGCGCGCCGAAGGTGCGTGCCATGCAGATCATCCGCGAGCTCGAGCCGCGTCCGCGCGGGGTCTATGGCGGCGCGGTGGGCTGGGTCAGCGCGGGCCGGGAGCTCGACTTCGCCATCGCCATCCGCACGGTGGTGCTCCGAGACGGCCGCTTCGAGGTCAGCGCCGGAGCGGGCATCGTGGCCGACAGCGTGCCCGAGCTGGAGGCCAAGGAGACGCGGAACAAGGCCCGCGCCGCGCTCGCCGCCGTCGAGGCGGCTCGACGAACACGTTTCAGTGGCTAA
- a CDS encoding IS66 family insertion sequence element accessory protein TnpB: protein MLDLLIPRQITKVLIYPKPVSMRWGPTKLRSFCADTLGVEPQPDTAFLFTNKKQDTLLLYLVSEDGDQILTKKLDRGAFLVPTGKPGAAFVTMRRSALPRLFR, encoded by the coding sequence TTGCTCGACCTTCTCATCCCTCGGCAGATCACCAAGGTGCTCATCTACCCGAAGCCGGTCAGCATGCGCTGGGGGCCGACGAAGCTCCGCTCGTTTTGCGCCGACACGCTTGGTGTGGAGCCCCAACCTGACACGGCGTTCCTGTTCACCAACAAGAAGCAGGACACTCTCCTGCTCTACCTCGTGAGCGAGGACGGCGATCAGATCCTCACGAAGAAGCTCGACCGGGGCGCGTTCCTGGTGCCGACTGGCAAGCCGGGGGCTGCCTTCGTCACCATGCGCCGTTCGGCGCTTCCTAGGCTTTTCCGGTAA
- the dnaJ gene encoding molecular chaperone DnaJ, with amino-acid sequence MSEKRDYYEVLEVSKEASADDVRKAYRKAALKFHPDRNPGDPTAEAKFKEATEAYSVLSDEQKRAQYDRFGHAGMGGGFDFQQAGMGDILSQFQDLFSDFFGGFGGFGGQRRRQRGPERGQDVRVEAHISLKDAFTGVKHEVGIRGSAPCETCSGTGAAAGARPERCQQCGGNGQVTTQRGFIMFSTTCPVCRGSGEFISKPCADCSGTRYVEKKRKVLVTFPAGIDSGQTLRVPGQGMPGPANGVPGDLYVDVVLEEDESFQRDGHDLVARREITFPEAALGSEITVELPDGVSVSAEVPAGTQPGTVISIRGKGMPRLDGRGRGDLHVVTEVAVPKKLSRRAKKLLEELEEELGESGDKAARTA; translated from the coding sequence ATGAGCGAAAAGCGCGACTACTACGAGGTGCTCGAGGTCTCGAAGGAGGCCAGTGCGGACGACGTCCGCAAGGCCTACCGCAAAGCGGCGCTCAAGTTCCATCCGGACCGGAACCCCGGGGACCCGACGGCCGAGGCGAAATTCAAGGAGGCCACCGAGGCCTACAGCGTGCTCTCGGACGAGCAGAAGCGCGCCCAATACGACCGCTTCGGCCACGCCGGGATGGGCGGGGGCTTCGATTTCCAGCAGGCCGGGATGGGCGACATCCTGAGCCAGTTCCAGGACCTGTTCTCGGACTTCTTCGGGGGCTTTGGCGGCTTCGGCGGCCAGCGCCGGCGCCAGCGCGGCCCGGAGCGCGGGCAAGACGTGCGCGTCGAGGCCCACATCAGCCTGAAGGACGCCTTCACCGGCGTGAAGCACGAGGTCGGCATCCGCGGCAGCGCCCCTTGCGAGACCTGCTCGGGCACCGGCGCCGCGGCGGGCGCGCGTCCCGAGCGCTGCCAGCAGTGCGGCGGCAACGGCCAGGTCACGACCCAGCGTGGCTTCATCATGTTCAGCACCACGTGCCCGGTCTGTCGGGGCTCCGGCGAGTTCATTTCGAAGCCCTGTGCGGACTGCTCGGGTACGCGCTACGTCGAGAAGAAGCGCAAGGTGCTGGTCACTTTCCCCGCCGGCATCGACAGCGGTCAAACGCTGCGCGTCCCCGGTCAGGGCATGCCGGGCCCCGCCAACGGCGTTCCCGGCGACCTCTACGTGGACGTGGTGCTCGAAGAGGACGAGAGCTTCCAGCGCGACGGCCACGACCTGGTCGCTCGCCGCGAGATCACCTTCCCGGAGGCGGCGCTCGGCAGCGAGATCACGGTCGAGCTCCCGGACGGCGTGAGCGTGAGCGCCGAGGTCCCCGCCGGCACGCAGCCCGGGACGGTGATCAGCATTCGCGGCAAGGGCATGCCCCGCCTCGACGGCCGCGGGCGCGGGGACCTGCACGTGGTGACCGAGGTCGCCGTTCCGAAGAAGCTCAGCCGGCGCGCCAAGAAGCTCCTGGAAGAGCTGGAAGAAGAGCTGGGCGAGTCCGGGGACAAGGCAGCCCGCACGGCCTGA
- a CDS encoding FliI/YscN family ATPase — MDFDALRARLADSPALLAEGRVRAVTGLSVRLSLPGARVGDVVVLKRRGSPLQAEIVGFEQGEAVAIPLGELTGVGVDDPVESTGAPLEIAAGPALLGRVLDGLGRPADGRPLPEGLARVLVDRAPPPALGRRPVSEPLATGVRVIDGLLSLGVGQRVGLFAGSGVGKSTLLGAIARGTSADVVVVALVGERGREVGDFLEHSLGEVGRRRSVVVVATSDAPALERLKAVQVATAVAESFRDAGKSVLLLVDSVTRVARAQREVGLAAGEPPARRGYPPSVFALLPRLLERSGQSERGAITAIYTVLVEGGDMEEPIADEVRGILDGHIVMDRRIAARGHYPAIDVPASLSRVMDAVVGSNHVAAARQLRALIATYEEKRDLITLGAYAKGSDPRVDRSIQALPEIERFLCQNAEASSWDATLSELERLASRFG, encoded by the coding sequence ATGGATTTCGACGCCCTCAGAGCGCGGCTCGCGGACTCCCCGGCGCTCCTGGCGGAGGGCCGGGTCCGGGCGGTGACCGGGCTGTCGGTTCGGTTGAGCCTGCCCGGCGCCCGGGTCGGGGACGTGGTCGTGCTCAAGCGCCGCGGCAGCCCGCTCCAGGCGGAGATCGTGGGCTTCGAGCAGGGCGAGGCCGTCGCCATCCCGCTGGGCGAGCTGACCGGGGTCGGCGTGGACGACCCCGTCGAGTCCACCGGCGCGCCGCTCGAGATCGCCGCGGGGCCCGCCCTCCTGGGTCGGGTGCTCGACGGCCTGGGACGGCCTGCCGACGGGCGCCCCTTGCCGGAGGGCCTGGCGCGGGTGCTGGTGGATCGCGCGCCTCCTCCCGCGCTCGGCCGCCGTCCGGTCTCCGAGCCGCTCGCGACGGGAGTGCGCGTCATCGACGGCCTGCTGAGCCTGGGCGTGGGGCAGCGCGTCGGCTTGTTCGCGGGCTCGGGCGTCGGCAAGAGCACGCTGCTCGGCGCCATCGCTCGGGGCACCAGCGCCGACGTCGTGGTGGTCGCGCTGGTCGGCGAGCGCGGGCGCGAGGTCGGCGATTTCCTGGAGCACTCGCTGGGTGAGGTCGGGCGCCGGCGTTCCGTCGTGGTCGTCGCGACCAGCGACGCTCCCGCGCTCGAACGGCTCAAGGCCGTGCAGGTGGCGACGGCCGTCGCCGAGAGCTTCCGCGACGCCGGCAAGAGCGTGCTCCTGCTCGTGGACTCGGTCACGCGTGTCGCGCGTGCCCAACGCGAGGTGGGCTTGGCGGCCGGTGAGCCGCCGGCGCGGCGCGGCTACCCGCCCAGCGTGTTCGCGCTCTTGCCGCGCCTGCTCGAGCGCAGCGGTCAGAGCGAGCGCGGCGCCATCACCGCCATCTACACCGTGCTCGTCGAGGGCGGAGACATGGAGGAGCCGATCGCCGACGAAGTGCGCGGCATCCTGGATGGGCACATCGTGATGGACCGCCGCATCGCCGCCCGCGGACACTATCCCGCCATCGACGTGCCGGCTTCCTTGTCGCGGGTGATGGACGCGGTGGTCGGCTCGAATCACGTCGCGGCCGCGCGGCAGCTGCGCGCGTTGATCGCGACCTACGAAGAGAAGCGCGATCTCATCACGCTGGGCGCCTACGCCAAGGGCAGCGATCCCAGGGTGGATCGCAGCATCCAGGCGCTTCCGGAGATCGAGCGCTTCCTGTGCCAGAACGCCGAGGCGTCGAGCTGGGACGCCACGCTCTCGGAGCTGGAACGCCTCGCGTCTCGGTTCGGGTAG